One part of the Anopheles coustani chromosome 2, idAnoCousDA_361_x.2, whole genome shotgun sequence genome encodes these proteins:
- the LOC131263043 gene encoding dynein axonemal light chain 1-like, giving the protein MARSTTIKDALKRWQEDHDGQNPIEAEDIQLQFRWPPIERMDGTLGTLVNCQKLSLSSNMIEKITGLNGMKNLRILALGRNYIKSFNGLEAVGDTLEELWISYNQIDKLKGVESLRKLKVLYMANNAVRDWTELARLQAISGTLEDLVFAGNPLVENLDEAVYFREVTKRLPTLKKLDGIPMLTDDDE; this is encoded by the exons ATGGCACGCTCGACAACCATTAAGGACGCACTGAAGCGCTGGCAGGAGGATCACGATGGGCAGAATCCAATCGAAGCGGAGGATATTCAGTTACAGTTCCGATGGCCTCCGATCGAGCGAATGGACGGCACGCTCGGTACTCTAGTTAACTGCCA AAAGTTAAGTTTGTCCTCGAACATGATCGAAAAAATAACTGGTctgaatggaatgaaaaatttacgAATTCTCGCCCTTGGAAGGAATTACATCAAATCGTTTAACGGGCTT GAAGCGGTCGGAGACACTCTGGAAGAACTCTGGATCAGCTACAATCAGATCGACAAGCTGAAGGGTGTGGAAAGCCTACGCAAACTAAAGGTGCTCTACATGGCGAACAACGCCGTGCGCGACTGGACCGAGCTGGCGAGGCTACAGGCTATCTCGGGGACGCTGGAGGATCTGGTGTTCGCCGGTAACCCGCTCGTGGAAAACCTCGACGAAGCGGTGTATTTCCGGGAGGTTACCAAACGGTTGCCTACGCTTAAGAAGCTCGATGGCATCCCCATGCTGACAGACGATGACGAATAA